A single genomic interval of Nocardioides nitrophenolicus harbors:
- a CDS encoding HepT-like ribonuclease domain-containing protein, whose protein sequence is MSRSRAERLQDVRSAIDRCRAYRDYLESPELALMAYDAILRNLAVIGEAVKALPADFKADHPEVPWPSIAGLRNVVVHEYFRIDVEVIRDILGQPLSDLAAVLDVSG, encoded by the coding sequence GTGAGTCGTTCCCGTGCGGAGCGGCTTCAGGACGTCCGGTCTGCCATCGATCGTTGCCGCGCATACCGTGACTACCTCGAGTCCCCTGAGCTGGCACTGATGGCCTATGACGCGATTCTCCGCAATTTGGCCGTCATCGGCGAGGCGGTGAAGGCGCTTCCGGCTGATTTCAAGGCCGACCATCCGGAAGTGCCCTGGCCCTCCATCGCCGGTCTGCGCAATGTCGTGGTCCATGAGTACTTCCGGATCGACGTCGAGGTGATCCGGGACATCCTCGGTCAGCCACTGTCGGATCTGGCCGCCGTACTGGACGTCAGCGGCTGA
- a CDS encoding nucleotidyltransferase family protein, producing the protein MTEPTPAAIRLRAVLARRGTEVEAILQRYSAVNPRMFGSVARGDASEDSDLDLVVDLVPGAGNSLLRVAGLSEELSDLLDVKVDVVAADLLRHEVSASALADAVAV; encoded by the coding sequence ATGACGGAGCCGACTCCCGCAGCCATCCGGTTGCGTGCCGTGCTGGCCCGGCGCGGTACGGAAGTCGAGGCGATCCTCCAGCGTTACAGCGCGGTCAATCCTCGGATGTTCGGTTCAGTCGCCCGCGGTGACGCATCGGAGGACAGCGACCTGGATCTCGTCGTCGACCTCGTACCGGGCGCAGGAAACTCGCTGTTGAGAGTCGCCGGACTGTCCGAAGAGCTGTCCGACCTGTTGGATGTCAAGGTCGACGTCGTCGCCGCGGACCTGCTTCGACATGAAGTGTCGGCGTCCGCCCTGGCGGACGCGGTGGCGGTGTGA
- a CDS encoding DUF2505 domain-containing protein: protein MATRLVHEMTYDAPAIEVAAMLSDPVFRETVCRNQRATSYAVEIEGNVDAKAVRIEMEQPTDKVPAFAKKFIGETTTIVQTETWSSPLKATVTVGIPGKPGEINGTATLVETAGVTKETVELEIKVKIPLVAGKIEELLAKLLGSALRAEERTGKEWLSR, encoded by the coding sequence ATGGCGACCCGACTGGTGCACGAGATGACCTACGACGCCCCCGCGATCGAGGTCGCGGCCATGCTGAGCGACCCGGTGTTCCGGGAGACGGTGTGCCGCAACCAGCGCGCGACGTCGTACGCCGTCGAGATCGAGGGCAATGTCGACGCGAAGGCCGTCCGGATCGAGATGGAGCAGCCGACCGACAAGGTGCCGGCGTTCGCGAAGAAGTTCATCGGCGAGACCACCACGATCGTGCAGACCGAGACCTGGTCCAGCCCGCTGAAGGCCACCGTCACCGTCGGCATCCCCGGCAAGCCCGGCGAGATCAACGGCACCGCCACCCTGGTCGAGACCGCCGGCGTGACCAAGGAGACCGTCGAGCTGGAGATCAAGGTCAAGATCCCGCTCGTCGCCGGCAAGATCGAGGAGCTGCTCGCCAAGCTGCTCGGCAGCGCGCTGCGCGCCGAGGAGCGCACCGGCAAGGAGTGGCTCAGCCGCTGA
- a CDS encoding helix-turn-helix domain-containing protein — protein MPDLPGSPRFLTLADVAEVLNTSSAQVYALVRRGELPAIKIGGRGQWRVEASRLEDYIAQQYRHTEQYVAEHPFVESEVD, from the coding sequence ATGCCCGACCTTCCCGGCAGCCCGCGCTTCCTGACCCTCGCCGACGTCGCCGAGGTGCTCAACACCTCCAGCGCGCAGGTCTACGCGCTGGTCCGCCGTGGCGAGCTCCCGGCGATCAAGATCGGCGGGCGCGGACAGTGGCGGGTGGAGGCGAGCCGGCTGGAGGACTACATCGCCCAGCAGTACCGCCACACCGAGCAGTACGTCGCCGAGCACCCGTTCGTGGAGTCCGAGGTCGACTGA
- a CDS encoding DUF2505 domain-containing protein has protein sequence MRYRRELAYDAPPEEVFAMLADPAFRERVGAAQDVVSIDVTLTPAGAGAGFTLVSDQVQNTAGLPAIAKKIAGDTTQAVVRESWADTSSGTIEITAPGKPTKATGTIRLTAAGTGTSYVQELDVVVKVPLIAGKLEKLMADNIDAGLTTEHSVGVAWLKGEH, from the coding sequence ATGCGATACCGCCGAGAGCTCGCCTACGACGCCCCGCCGGAAGAGGTGTTCGCGATGCTCGCGGACCCCGCCTTCCGGGAGAGGGTGGGCGCCGCCCAGGACGTCGTGTCCATCGACGTCACCCTCACCCCCGCCGGGGCCGGGGCCGGGTTCACCCTGGTCAGCGACCAGGTGCAGAACACCGCCGGCCTGCCCGCGATCGCCAAGAAGATCGCCGGCGACACCACCCAGGCCGTGGTCCGCGAGTCGTGGGCCGACACCTCGTCGGGCACGATCGAGATCACCGCCCCCGGCAAGCCCACCAAGGCCACGGGGACCATCCGGCTCACCGCGGCCGGCACCGGCACGTCGTACGTCCAGGAGCTCGACGTGGTCGTGAAGGTGCCGCTGATCGCTGGCAAGCTGGAGAAGCTGATGGCCGACAACATCGACGCGGGCCTCACCACCGAGCACTCGGTGGGCGTGGCCTGGCTGAAGGGAGAGCACTGA
- a CDS encoding type II toxin-antitoxin system PemK/MazF family toxin — MNRGDVHWCDFGAPVGSGPAKRRPVVVIQSDDYNRSRLATTIVLTLTTNTATAALPGNVFLPAAGTGLPKDSVANVTSLITVDRRDLDARPVGRVPDHLMAEVDQGLRVVLALGPLRR; from the coding sequence GTGAACCGGGGCGACGTGCACTGGTGCGACTTCGGTGCTCCTGTCGGCAGCGGTCCGGCCAAGCGGCGTCCCGTCGTGGTGATCCAGTCCGACGACTACAACCGCAGCCGGCTCGCCACCACGATCGTGCTGACCCTGACGACCAACACCGCCACCGCTGCCCTGCCCGGCAACGTCTTCCTCCCGGCCGCCGGCACCGGCCTGCCGAAGGACTCGGTGGCGAATGTGACCTCGCTGATCACCGTCGACCGCCGCGACCTCGACGCCCGGCCCGTGGGCCGGGTGCCCGACCACCTGATGGCCGAGGTGGACCAGGGACTGCGCGTCGTGCTCGCGCTCGGTCCGCTCAGGCGCTGA
- a CDS encoding NAD-glutamate dehydrogenase, with the protein MTTLPSSQGADRDRIFEQAAAAAGPAKGSGAPPREALPALLPAYYRHVATEELAARGDLDVYGAFASQYHLALERAPGQAKVRVHTPTVAENGWSAGGHSVVEVVVDDMPFLVDSTTMELSRGLHDVRTVVHPTFDVRRDESGRLLSAEPVSSGSTAPAEGAIRESWMHIEIGRLSGEGDDSPEQVAADCRRVLGDVRASVEDWPGMQARVADIVTALQQDPPPLPADEVRQAAELLDWLADEHFTFLGYREYVLDRVSVEGEPEDDVLRPVPGSGLGILREHPAEGDTSVAFSKLPDAVKAKAREKRLLVLAKANSRSTIHRPAYLDYVGVKTFGPDGEVVGERRFLGLLSSAAYTESLLRIPLLREKVAEVLERGGYDARSHDGAALLDTLETYPRDELFHTPVAELGPIVEAAMQARERRAVRLFIRRDTYARYLSVLVYLPRDRYNTGVRHRFVEILTEQIGKGRIGPDAVEFNVSINESTTARVHFVVHLPKGELIPDDIDTADLERRLVEASRSWQEDFLQAVIAEYGEEAGALLGRRYLDAFPEAYKEDFTPRTAAVDLGRIEGIRGDEGRDQSLYAEVDAPDGEARLKMFRVGEPLSLSTVLPMLASMGVEVVDERPYGLTGLGRVTHIYDFGLRYGEVLPDHARELFASAMRAMWDGHTEVDGFNRLVLRAQLTWRQAMLLRAYAKYMKQGNSPFAVDSIEQALVDNVDLAQLLVALFEVRFDPAAEADRAAREEALVAQVQAALDDVVSLDHDRILRSYLTHIRSTLRTNYFQTDDGVPKPYLSLKLEPSAIPDLPEPRPRFEIFVYSPRVEGVHLRFGAVARGGLRWSDRRDDFRTEILGLVKAQMVKNTVIVPVGAKGGFYAKQLPDSSDREAWLAEGVACYTTFIRGLLDVTDNLVAGETVPPPDVVRHDADDSYLVVAADKGTATFSDIANGVSADYGFWLGDAFASGGSVGYDHKAMGITAKGAWVSVRRHFRELGIDCQNEDITVVGIGDMSGDVFGNGMLCSEHIRLVAAFDHRDIFLDPAPDAAASYAERRRLFDLPRSSWQDYDRSLISQGGGVFPRSAKSIPVSAEVRAVLGLDDGVTRLTPAELMKAILLAPVDLLWNGGIGTYVKASTETDADAGDKSNDAIRVDGGQLRVRCVGEGGNLGFTQRGRIEYALEGGRINTDFIDNSAGVDTSDHEVNLKILLDRIVADGDLTGKQRNELLASMTDEVAELVLRDNYDQNLALANAAKNAVSLLHVHEQWMRDLEAQGLLDRELEALPSSREVARRIEAGGTLSQPELAVLMAYTKIVLAEELLSSDLPEDRYLELDLQSYFPVPVQTDFMDQVGDHPLRREIIVTQVVNDLVNGAGMTYWPRLAAETGASAAELTRANFVAREIFGSLDLRRELEQYDNVLDAALQTRMRVEMRTLVERASRWLVTNRRPPLDSQGNVEFFATDVQETMLELPDLLTGAELAAYEARRTSLVNQDVPEDLASRVASFDVAYTLLNVVEIADSHELSPAEVARVHFALGERLGLSVLQRRIVDLPRADQWQTMARAALRDDLYAVHARLTAEVLEATGELDGTDDPAEAASRRVAAWEAQAGGVVDKAIGALAAVCADEPADIAKVSVGLRVVRGLLA; encoded by the coding sequence ATGACGACGCTGCCCTCCTCGCAGGGGGCCGACCGCGACCGCATCTTCGAGCAGGCCGCCGCCGCGGCCGGACCCGCGAAGGGATCAGGGGCGCCGCCCCGTGAGGCGCTGCCCGCGCTGCTGCCGGCCTACTATCGGCACGTCGCCACCGAGGAGCTCGCCGCCCGCGGCGACCTCGACGTCTACGGCGCCTTCGCCTCCCAGTACCACCTCGCGCTCGAGCGGGCCCCGGGCCAGGCCAAGGTCCGGGTCCATACGCCCACCGTGGCCGAGAACGGCTGGTCGGCCGGCGGTCACTCGGTGGTCGAGGTCGTGGTCGACGACATGCCCTTCCTCGTCGACTCGACGACGATGGAGCTGTCCCGCGGCCTCCACGACGTGCGCACCGTCGTGCACCCGACCTTCGACGTACGTCGTGACGAGTCGGGGCGGCTGCTGTCGGCCGAGCCGGTCTCGTCCGGCTCGACGGCGCCCGCCGAGGGCGCGATCCGCGAGTCCTGGATGCACATCGAGATCGGCCGGCTCAGCGGCGAGGGCGACGACAGCCCGGAGCAGGTCGCGGCCGACTGCCGGCGCGTGCTCGGCGACGTGCGCGCCTCGGTCGAGGACTGGCCGGGCATGCAGGCCCGGGTGGCCGACATCGTCACCGCGCTGCAGCAGGACCCGCCGCCGCTGCCCGCCGACGAGGTGCGGCAGGCCGCCGAGCTGCTCGACTGGCTCGCCGACGAGCACTTCACCTTCCTCGGATACCGCGAGTACGTCCTCGACCGGGTGTCCGTCGAGGGCGAGCCCGAGGACGACGTGCTGCGGCCGGTCCCCGGCAGCGGTCTCGGCATCCTGCGCGAGCACCCCGCCGAGGGCGACACCTCGGTGGCCTTCTCCAAGCTTCCCGACGCGGTGAAGGCGAAGGCCCGCGAGAAGCGGCTGCTCGTGCTGGCGAAGGCCAACTCCCGCTCGACGATCCACCGCCCGGCGTACCTCGACTACGTCGGCGTGAAGACCTTCGGCCCGGACGGCGAGGTGGTGGGGGAGCGCCGCTTCCTGGGCCTGCTGTCCAGTGCGGCCTACACCGAGTCGCTGCTCCGGATCCCGCTGCTGCGGGAGAAGGTCGCCGAGGTCCTCGAGCGCGGTGGGTACGACGCCCGCAGCCACGACGGCGCGGCGCTGCTGGACACTCTCGAGACCTACCCGCGCGACGAGCTGTTCCACACCCCGGTCGCCGAGCTGGGCCCGATCGTGGAGGCCGCGATGCAGGCCCGCGAGCGTCGGGCGGTGCGGCTCTTCATCCGGCGCGACACCTACGCCCGCTACCTCTCGGTGCTCGTCTACCTGCCGCGCGACCGCTACAACACCGGCGTCCGGCACCGCTTCGTCGAGATCCTCACCGAGCAGATCGGGAAGGGCCGGATCGGTCCCGACGCGGTCGAGTTCAACGTCAGCATCAACGAGTCGACGACCGCGCGGGTGCACTTCGTCGTCCACCTGCCCAAGGGCGAGCTGATCCCCGACGACATCGACACCGCCGACCTCGAGCGGCGCCTGGTCGAGGCGTCGCGCTCCTGGCAGGAGGACTTCCTGCAGGCCGTGATCGCGGAGTACGGCGAGGAGGCCGGCGCGCTGCTCGGCCGCCGCTACCTCGACGCCTTCCCCGAGGCCTACAAGGAGGACTTCACCCCGCGCACGGCCGCGGTCGACCTCGGCCGGATCGAGGGGATCCGTGGCGACGAGGGCCGCGACCAGTCGCTGTACGCCGAGGTGGACGCCCCCGACGGCGAGGCCCGGCTCAAGATGTTCCGGGTCGGGGAGCCGCTCTCGCTGAGCACGGTGCTGCCGATGCTGGCGTCGATGGGCGTCGAGGTGGTCGACGAGCGTCCCTACGGCCTGACCGGCCTGGGCCGGGTCACCCACATCTACGACTTCGGCCTGCGCTACGGCGAGGTGCTGCCCGACCACGCCCGGGAGCTGTTCGCGTCGGCGATGCGGGCGATGTGGGACGGCCACACCGAGGTCGACGGCTTCAACCGGCTGGTGCTGCGCGCCCAGCTGACCTGGCGCCAGGCGATGCTGCTGCGGGCCTACGCCAAGTACATGAAGCAGGGCAACAGCCCGTTCGCGGTCGACTCCATCGAGCAGGCCCTGGTCGACAACGTCGACCTGGCCCAGCTGCTCGTGGCGCTGTTCGAGGTGCGCTTCGACCCTGCCGCCGAGGCCGACCGGGCCGCGCGGGAGGAGGCACTGGTCGCGCAGGTGCAGGCCGCCCTCGACGACGTGGTCAGCCTGGACCACGACCGGATCCTGCGCTCGTACCTCACCCACATCCGCAGCACCCTGCGCACCAACTACTTCCAGACCGACGACGGGGTCCCGAAGCCGTACCTCTCCCTCAAGCTGGAGCCGTCGGCGATCCCCGACCTGCCCGAGCCGCGGCCGCGCTTCGAGATCTTCGTGTACTCGCCGCGGGTCGAGGGCGTGCACCTGCGCTTCGGCGCCGTCGCCCGCGGCGGACTGCGCTGGTCGGACCGGCGCGACGACTTCCGCACCGAGATCCTCGGCCTGGTCAAGGCGCAGATGGTCAAGAACACCGTCATCGTGCCGGTCGGCGCGAAGGGCGGGTTCTACGCCAAGCAGCTGCCCGACTCCTCCGACCGCGAGGCGTGGCTGGCCGAGGGGGTGGCCTGCTACACCACGTTCATCCGCGGCCTGCTCGACGTGACCGACAACCTGGTGGCCGGCGAGACGGTGCCGCCGCCGGACGTCGTCCGTCATGACGCGGACGACTCCTACCTCGTCGTGGCCGCCGACAAGGGCACCGCGACCTTCTCCGACATCGCCAACGGAGTCTCGGCCGACTACGGCTTCTGGCTGGGCGACGCCTTCGCCAGCGGCGGCTCGGTCGGCTACGACCACAAGGCGATGGGGATCACCGCCAAGGGCGCCTGGGTGTCGGTGCGCCGCCACTTCCGCGAGCTGGGCATCGACTGCCAGAACGAGGACATCACCGTCGTCGGGATCGGCGACATGTCCGGCGACGTGTTCGGCAACGGCATGCTCTGCTCCGAGCACATCCGGCTGGTGGCGGCCTTCGACCACCGCGACATCTTCCTCGACCCCGCGCCCGACGCCGCGGCGTCGTACGCCGAGCGGAGGCGGCTCTTCGACCTGCCCCGGTCCAGCTGGCAGGACTACGACCGGTCCCTCATCTCGCAGGGCGGCGGCGTCTTCCCGCGCAGCGCGAAGTCGATCCCGGTCAGTGCGGAGGTCCGCGCGGTGCTCGGGCTCGACGACGGGGTCACCCGTCTCACCCCGGCCGAGCTGATGAAGGCGATCCTGCTCGCACCCGTCGACCTGCTCTGGAACGGTGGCATCGGCACCTACGTGAAGGCATCGACCGAGACCGACGCCGACGCGGGCGACAAGTCCAACGACGCGATCCGGGTCGACGGCGGTCAGCTCCGGGTGCGCTGCGTGGGGGAGGGCGGCAATCTCGGCTTCACCCAGCGTGGCCGGATCGAGTACGCGCTCGAGGGCGGCCGGATCAACACCGACTTCATCGACAACTCCGCCGGCGTGGACACCTCCGACCACGAGGTGAACCTCAAGATCCTGCTCGACCGGATCGTGGCCGACGGCGACCTGACCGGCAAGCAGCGCAACGAGCTGCTCGCCTCGATGACCGACGAGGTCGCCGAGCTGGTGCTGCGCGACAACTACGACCAGAACCTCGCGCTCGCCAACGCCGCCAAGAATGCCGTCTCGCTGCTGCACGTCCACGAACAGTGGATGCGCGACCTGGAGGCGCAGGGCCTGCTCGACCGCGAGCTCGAGGCGCTGCCCTCGAGCCGCGAGGTCGCCCGCCGGATCGAGGCCGGCGGCACCCTCAGCCAACCGGAGCTCGCGGTGCTGATGGCCTACACCAAGATCGTGCTGGCCGAGGAGCTGCTGTCCTCCGACCTGCCCGAGGACCGCTATCTCGAGCTCGACCTGCAGTCCTACTTCCCGGTGCCGGTCCAGACCGACTTCATGGACCAGGTCGGCGACCACCCGCTGCGCCGCGAGATCATCGTGACCCAGGTCGTCAACGACCTGGTCAACGGCGCCGGCATGACCTACTGGCCGCGGCTGGCCGCCGAGACCGGGGCGAGTGCGGCCGAGCTGACCCGCGCCAACTTCGTGGCGCGCGAGATCTTCGGCTCGCTCGACCTGCGCCGCGAGCTGGAGCAGTACGACAACGTCCTCGACGCGGCGCTGCAGACCCGGATGCGGGTCGAGATGCGCACCCTGGTCGAGCGTGCGTCGCGCTGGCTGGTCACCAACCGGCGGCCGCCGCTCGACAGCCAGGGCAATGTCGAGTTCTTCGCGACCGACGTGCAGGAGACCATGCTGGAGCTGCCCGACCTGCTGACCGGCGCCGAGCTGGCGGCGTACGAGGCCCGGCGCACGTCCCTGGTCAACCAGGACGTTCCCGAGGACCTCGCCAGCCGGGTCGCGTCGTTCGACGTCGCCTACACGCTGCTCAACGTCGTCGAGATCGCCGACAGCCACGAGCTCTCGCCGGCCGAGGTCGCGCGGGTGCACTTCGCGCTGGGGGAGCGGCTCGGCCTGTCCGTGCTGCAGCGCCGGATCGTGGACCTGCCGCGCGCCGACCAGTGGCAGACCATGGCGCGGGCCGCGCTGCGCGACGACCTGTACGCCGTGCACGCCCGGCTCACCGCCGAGGTGCTGGAGGCCACCGGCGAGCTCGACGGCACCGACGACCCGGCCGAGGCGGCGTCCCGGCGGGTCGCCGCCTGGGAGGCCCAGGCCGGCGGCGTGGTCGACAAGGCGATCGGCGCGCTCGCAGCGGTCTGCGCCGACGAGCCGGCCGACATCGCGAAGGTCTCCGTCGGGCTGCGGGTGGTGCGAGGCCTGCTCGCCTGA
- a CDS encoding WS/DGAT/MGAT family O-acyltransferase — protein sequence MRPRDLTFLEQESAETPQHNATIEIFDPGEGPDAFDHGRLVGLIRDRIAFVPRYRQRLQAVPGHLANPVWVDDEKFDLGFHVRRSALPRPGSSAQLLELVSRIVSRPLDRSRPLWEIYFVEGLEGGRVALLSKTHQALVDGVHTVDLGQLLLDLQPEARALEPDDWQPRRSPNPAQLLATAVRENLTDPGELLDTVRTGSRALARTADQRSERARSFLAAATGRRPKTRGVINGPLSQQRRIVTVETRLADYRRIREAHGGTVNDVILATVTGALRAWLMTRSESMGGMRQVRAVVPVSVIDEELEATSLGTQIAAHFVDLPIGEPSPVVRLHQVSYSFQAHKDTGRSVAANRLAGIAGFAPTTFHAIGSRVASIELRRGYQLSVTNVPGPQAPLYAAGARMLASYPVPPLTPGHPLAIGVTSYDGGVYYGITADRDWIADAEVLGACVREALDELTDLSSATRQRAPRGRRTTKAAGKGSAGKGSAGKGSAGKGSAKGEQS from the coding sequence GTGCGCCCTCGCGATCTGACCTTCCTCGAGCAGGAGTCCGCGGAGACGCCGCAGCACAACGCGACCATCGAGATCTTCGATCCCGGTGAGGGTCCCGACGCGTTCGACCACGGCCGGCTGGTCGGCCTGATCCGCGACCGGATCGCGTTCGTGCCGCGCTACCGCCAGCGGCTGCAGGCGGTGCCCGGTCATCTCGCCAACCCGGTGTGGGTCGACGACGAGAAGTTCGACCTCGGCTTCCACGTACGACGCTCCGCGCTGCCGCGGCCCGGCAGCTCCGCCCAGCTGCTCGAGCTGGTGTCGCGGATCGTGTCCCGTCCGCTCGACCGCAGCCGCCCGCTGTGGGAGATCTACTTCGTCGAGGGCCTCGAGGGTGGCCGGGTCGCGCTGCTCTCCAAGACCCACCAGGCGTTGGTCGACGGCGTCCACACCGTCGACCTCGGTCAGCTGCTCCTCGACCTCCAGCCGGAGGCGCGGGCGCTGGAGCCCGACGACTGGCAGCCGCGCCGATCGCCGAATCCCGCCCAGCTGCTGGCGACCGCCGTCCGCGAGAACCTCACCGACCCGGGCGAGCTGCTCGACACGGTCCGCACCGGCTCACGGGCGCTGGCCCGCACCGCCGACCAGCGCAGCGAGCGGGCCCGCTCCTTCCTCGCCGCCGCCACCGGCCGCCGGCCCAAGACCCGCGGTGTCATCAACGGCCCGCTCTCCCAGCAGCGGCGGATCGTCACCGTCGAGACCCGGCTCGCCGACTACCGCCGGATCCGCGAGGCGCACGGCGGCACCGTCAACGACGTCATCCTCGCGACCGTCACCGGCGCCCTGCGGGCCTGGCTGATGACCCGCTCGGAGTCGATGGGCGGGATGCGCCAGGTGCGGGCCGTCGTCCCCGTCTCGGTCATCGACGAGGAGCTCGAGGCGACCTCGCTCGGCACCCAGATCGCCGCCCACTTCGTCGACCTGCCGATCGGCGAGCCGAGCCCGGTGGTCCGCCTGCACCAGGTGTCCTACTCCTTCCAGGCCCACAAGGACACCGGCCGCAGCGTCGCCGCCAACCGGCTCGCCGGGATCGCCGGCTTCGCCCCGACCACCTTCCACGCCATCGGCTCGCGGGTCGCCTCGATCGAGCTGCGCCGCGGCTACCAGCTCTCGGTCACCAACGTCCCCGGCCCGCAGGCCCCGCTGTACGCCGCCGGCGCCCGGATGCTCGCCAGCTATCCCGTCCCGCCGCTCACGCCCGGGCACCCGCTCGCGATCGGCGTGACGTCCTACGACGGCGGGGTCTACTACGGCATCACGGCCGACCGGGACTGGATCGCCGACGCCGAGGTGCTGGGCGCGTGCGTGCGCGAGGCGCTCGACGAGCTGACCGACCTGTCCTCGGCCACCCGGCAGCGCGCGCCCCGCGGGCGGCGGACGACGAAGGCGGCGGGCAAGGGGTCGGCGGGCAAGGGGTCGGCGGGCAAGGGGTCGGCGGGCAAGGGGTCGGCGAAGGGCGAGCAGAGCTGA
- a CDS encoding AAA family ATPase produces the protein MSVVLLVSSGAAWESSALTALTRHPGTVLLKRCVDVADLLAAARTGQADVAVVAADLPGLDQEVVADLLPYGVRVVGVATDPDLARPRAARIGVVTVLAADRVGELAELVVTLPDDPTRPVPSHDLPPPAEPVPRRAAGPAGRVLAVWGGGGAPGRTTVASGLAGELARRGLSTLLVDADPYGGAVAQQLGVLDEVSGLLSAARLVPAGMLDARFESVQRRLSDRLRLLTGLPRPDRWVELRPGTLTAIVERARLDGQVVLDTGFSLEPDAGEVTGRPERNGLTREAVEVADEVLLVGSADPVGLARLARALTELHELVPDARVRVVVNRMRPGLGWREADVAAMLAGFGPHLAVHFLPDDQPAVDRALVAGRLLVEGGESALTRGLGRLLDAMARESA, from the coding sequence GTGAGCGTCGTCCTCCTGGTCTCCTCCGGTGCCGCGTGGGAGTCGTCGGCGCTGACCGCGCTCACCCGGCATCCGGGGACCGTGCTGCTCAAGAGATGCGTCGACGTCGCCGACCTGCTCGCCGCCGCCCGCACCGGTCAGGCCGACGTGGCGGTCGTCGCCGCCGACCTGCCCGGCCTCGACCAGGAGGTCGTCGCCGACCTGCTCCCGTACGGCGTCCGGGTGGTCGGCGTCGCCACGGACCCCGATCTCGCCCGGCCCCGGGCGGCCCGGATCGGCGTGGTCACGGTCCTCGCCGCCGACCGGGTGGGCGAGCTGGCGGAGCTGGTCGTCACGCTGCCGGACGACCCCACCCGACCGGTGCCGTCACACGACCTGCCGCCGCCCGCCGAGCCGGTGCCGCGGCGGGCCGCCGGACCCGCGGGCCGGGTGCTGGCGGTGTGGGGCGGCGGGGGAGCGCCGGGCCGCACGACCGTGGCGAGCGGCCTCGCCGGCGAGCTGGCGCGGCGCGGGCTGAGCACGCTGCTGGTCGACGCCGATCCCTACGGTGGTGCCGTCGCCCAGCAGCTCGGGGTCCTCGACGAGGTCTCCGGCCTGCTCTCGGCGGCGCGCCTGGTCCCCGCCGGCATGCTCGACGCCCGGTTCGAGAGCGTGCAGCGCCGGCTCTCGGACCGGCTGCGGCTGCTGACCGGGCTGCCGCGCCCCGACCGCTGGGTCGAGCTGCGTCCCGGCACCCTCACCGCGATCGTCGAGCGGGCCCGCCTGGACGGCCAGGTGGTGCTCGACACCGGCTTCAGCCTCGAGCCCGACGCCGGCGAGGTCACCGGTCGTCCCGAGCGCAACGGGCTGACCCGGGAGGCGGTCGAGGTCGCCGACGAGGTGCTCCTCGTCGGCTCCGCCGACCCGGTCGGGCTGGCCCGGCTGGCCCGCGCGCTCACCGAGCTCCACGAGCTGGTCCCCGACGCGCGGGTCCGCGTCGTCGTCAACCGGATGCGGCCCGGTCTCGGCTGGCGCGAGGCCGACGTGGCGGCGATGCTCGCCGGCTTCGGCCCCCACCTCGCCGTCCACTTCCTGCCCGACGACCAGCCCGCCGTCGACCGCGCGCTGGTCGCCGGCCGGCTGCTCGTCGAGGGTGGCGAGTCCGCGCTCACCCGCGGACTCGGGCGGCTGCTCGACGCGATGGCGAGGGAGTCGGCGTGA